Below is a window of Vibrio fortis DNA.
ACAGAGCGTTTGGTTAGCAAGGGCGCAACAGTCTACATTGGCCATCAAGAAAGCAATGTTGCCAATGCAAGCGTGGTTGTGGTTTCAACCGCGATAAACGAAGAAAACCCAGAAATTGTTGCTGCTCGTGAAGCGCGCACACCTATTGTTCGCCGCGCTGAAATGCTCGCAGAGCTGATGCGCTTTCGCCACGGTATTGCGGTGGCAGGTACGCACGGCAAAACAACCACAACGGCACTGGTTACACAGATTTACTCTGAAGCAGGTCTTGATCCAACGTTCGTTAACGGTGGCTTGGTGAAAAGCGCAGGCACTAATGCGCGATTAGGTTCTAGTCGTATTTTGATTGCAGAGGCTGATGAGAGCGATGCTTCATTCTTGCACCTACAACCTATGGTCAGCATAGTGACCAACATCGAAGCTGACCACATGGATACTTACGGTGGTGATTTCGAGACCCTTAAACAGACCTTTATTGATTTCCTACACAACCTACCGTTCTACGGTCAGGCTGTGATGTGTGTTGATGATCCAGTCGTGCGTGAGCTGATTCCTCAAGTTAGCCGCCAAGTGATCACATATGGCTTCTCTGAAGATGCCGATGTGCGCATCGAGAACTATCGCCAAGAAGGCCAACAAGGCAAATTCACTGTGGTACGTGAAGGCAAAGCTAATCTCGATATCACTCTGAACATCCCGGGTCGTCACAACGCATTGAATGCATCGGCTGCAATTGCTGTGGCAACAGAAGATGACATCAGTGATGAAGCGATCTTAAAAGCGATGGCAGGCACTCAAGGTACGGGTCGCCGTTTTGATCATTTAGGTGAGTACGAAACGGGTAAAGGTGTCGCGATGTTGGTGGATGATTACGGTCATCACCCAACAGAGGTGGACGTGACAATTCAAGCTGCACGCAGTGGCTGGGAAGATAAGCGCCTAGTGATGATATTCCAACCGCACCGTTATAGCCGCACGCGCGATCTGTTCGATGACTTTGCTAACGTGCTTGAGCAGGTTGATGTTTTAATCTTGCTTGATGTGTACTCCGCGGGTGAGAAACCAATTGCTGGTGCTGATGGTCGTGCTCTAAGCCGAACTATTCGCGGTCGTGGTAAAATTGACCCTATTTTCGTGCCAGACATTACTGCACTTCCTTCGACATTAGCCAATGTTATTCAAGGCGGTGATTTAGTGTTAACTCAAGGCGCGGGCGATGTTGGCCGTGTAGCGAAACAGTTAGAAGCGTTGCAGTTAGACATTAATAAAATGCAGAGCGCTTAATAGAATAAGTTCTCACATACTGTGGTCGAGCGCTCACTTCTTGCGCTTGACCCAAATTTAACCAAAAATCTGATTATCAACGTTTGATAGTTTGATTTTGCTCAGTATAATTCATAGGTTAAAGTAAGTGCTTTTACCTCTATTACGAAAAGATAGGGAATAGAATTGCGAACCAACGACAGGGACTGCGGGTTTTGGTAGAAAGTACTTTCAGCGAAAACCGCCACCTATTCAGCTTACCATCACTAAAGAAACACGCCCTTGGTGGTTCTTTTCTGATTTTGGTAGTGCTTTTCATTGGGTTTCTTTTCTATACCACTCTGAGTTGGATGTGGGACGATCAGCGATTGCCCCTCTCTAAAATTGTACTTCAAGGCGACTTAACATATGTCTCCGCCAGTGATGTTCAGCATGCTTTTAGCCAGCTTGAGCACATTGGAACCTTCATGTCACAAGACATTGATGTGTTACAAGACAGTTTAGAGGCACTTCCTTGGGTATCTGTTGTCTCTATTCGTAAGCAATGGCCTGACACGATTAAAGTTTTTTTGACTGAGCACCAAGCTGCCGCGATATGGAACGGCAACATGCTGCTAAACGAAAACGGCGATGTGTTTAATGGAGATATAGGCCAACTTGAAGGTGACAGAGTTAAACTCTATGGCCCTCAAGATTCGAGTCAAGAAGTGATCGCCAAATGGCGTCAGATCACCCCGCTTATTAATAGTGTGGGATTGAGTGTCACTTCATTGGTTCTGAATGAACGCAGAGCGTGGCAAATCATCCTAGACAACGGCATTCGCCTAGAGCTAGGAAAAGATTCTTTAGACGAGCGTGTTGAGCGCTTTATTTCGCTTTATAACGAGTTAGGTGATAAAGCGAATCGAGTGAGCTACATCGACCTCAGGTATGATACGGGAGCCGCTGTAGGTTGGTTTCCAGAGCAAGAGTTAGAAGAGAGTACAGATGACTAAGGCCGCAGATGACAACATAATTGTTGGTCTTGATATAGGCACTGCAACCATATCAGCTCTAGTAGGTGAGGTACTGCCTGATGGTCAAATCAATATCATTGGATCTGGGCAGAGCCCATCCAGAGGTATGGATAAAGGCGGTGTTAACGACCTAGAGTCGGTAGTGAAATCGGTTCAGCGTGCCATTGATCAAGCGGAACTGATGGCTGAATGCCAAATCAGCAATGTATTTATCTCACTATCGGGTAAGCACATCGCAAGCCGAATTGAAAAAGGCATGGGCACAATCTCAGACGAGGAAGTGTCACAAGACGATATGGACCGAGCAATCCATACCGCGAAATCAATTAAAATAGGTGATGAGCAGAGAATTCTGCACGTGATTCCACAAGAATTTACCATCGATTATCAAGAGGGCATTAAGAACCCGCTTGGTCTATCTGGGGTTCGAATGGAAGTGAGTGTTCACCTGATTTCTTGCCACAGTGATATGGCGAGAAACATTATTAAAGCTGTTGAACGATGTGGTCTTACTGTAGAGCAGATCGTGTTTTCAGGGCTTGCCTCAAGTAATGCGGTAATCACTGAAGACGAGAGAGAGCTTGGAGTATGTGTGGTCGATATTGGTGCAGGGACGATGGATATTTCCATTTGGACCGGTGGCGCTCTACGACACACAGAAGTCTTTTCCTATGCAGGAAATGCGGTAACCAGTGACATTGCCTTCGCATTCGGTACACCAGTGAGTGATGCCGAAGAGATCAAAGTAAATCATGGTTGCGCTCTGAGTGAACTCGTAAGCAAGGATGACTCAGTTAACGTCCCAAGTGTGGGCGGTCGACCATCTCGTAGTTTGCAAAGACAAACACTCTCAGAGGTGATTGAACCGCGTTACACAGAATTAATGGGGCTTGTTAACCAAACTATTGATACTGTTCAACTACAGTTAAGAGATGAAGGTATTAAACATCATCTTGCTGCCGGGGTGGTTTTGACCGGTGGTGCTGCACAGATTGAAGGATTAGTAGAGTGTGCGGAACGTGTTTTCCGCAATCAAGTTCGAGTGGGTAAGCCGTTAGAAGTTAGTGGCTTAACCGATTATGTTAAAGAGCCGTATCATTCTACGGCGGTTGGTTTACTTCATTACGCAAGAGACTGCCAAATAAGCGATGAAGGTGATTACAGCGAACCAAAGCGTAGCGCACCTTCGATGACAGGTTTATTTGGTAAATTGCGTAATTGGATACAAAAAGAGTTTTAACCTGAGTTGCAGGAAAAACGGAGATAACACATGTTTGAACCGATGATGGAAATGTCTGACGATGCAGTAATTAAAGTCGTTGGAGTTGGTGGCGGTGGCGGTAACGCTGTTGAGCACATGGTACGTGAGTCAATTGAAGGTGTTGAGTTCATTAGCGTAAACACTGATGCTCAAGCACTTCGCAAAACGAGCGTGAGCAGCGTGATCCAAATTGGTGGTGACATCACTAAGGGTCTAGGCGCTGGTGCAAACCCACAAGTTGGCCGTGATGCAGCTCTCGAAGACCGAGAAAGAATTAAAGAAGTCCTAACTGGCGCCGATATGGTATTTATCGCAGCTGGTATGGGGGGTGGTACAGGTACTGGTGCTGCTCCGGTGATTGCTGAAGTAGCAAAAGAGCTGGGCGTACTAACAGTCGCTGTTGTAACTAAACCATTTAGCTTCGAAGGTAAAAAGCGTCTAGCGTTTGCTGAACAAGGTATTGAAGAGCTATCTAAACATGTGGATTCACTGATTACGATTCCAAATGAGAAGCTACTTAAAGTACTTGGTCGTGGTGTAACACTACTAGAAGCATTCGCAAGCGCGAACGATGTTCTGAAGAACGCGGTTCAAGGTATTGCTGAGCTAATTACTCGCCCTGGTATGATTAACGTCGACTTTGCGGACGTACGCACTGTAATGTCGGAAATGGGTCATGCAATGATGGGTAGCGGCATCGCGAAAGGCGAAGACCGTGCAGAGGAAGCGGCGGAAACGGCAATTTCTAGCCCATTACTAGAAGACATCGACCTAGCGGGTGCGCGTGGTGTGCTTGTTAACATCACTGCTGGCCTAGACATGCGTCTAGACGAGTTCGAAACCGTAGGTAACACAGTTAAGGCATTTGCTTCTGATAACGCAACAGTCGTGATTGGTACTTCTCTAGACCCAGATATGACGGACGAAATCCGTGTAACTGTTGTTGCAACAGGTATCGGTACAGAGAGAAAGCCAGACATTACATTAGTTGCCGGTGGTAAAGCTAAGGTTGCACCAACTCCTCAACCACAAGTAGCGCCGCAAGCGGCACCAAAAGTGGAAGAGAAAGTGGCACAACCATTGCAAGAAAAAACTGAGGTTAAACCTCAAGTGAAACCACAGCCAACAACGTCACCTGTTTCTTCAGGTACAGGCGCTAGCCAAAGTGCAGCACCTAAGCCAGAGAAAGAGAGTGGGTACTTAGATATTCCAGCATTCTTACGACGTCAGGCTGATTAACAAACAACCAATATTTGACTATAGTCAATTTAGTGGTAAAATTTGCGGTCGGTAAATACTGGCCGTGATTTGTAGCACTGATAAGAGGCAGGCAGATGATCAGACAACGTACTCTGAAAGAAATTGTGAAAACAACTGGTGTGGGTCTCCACTCTGGTCGTAAAGTCACACTTACTCTTCGCCCGGCAGCTGCAAATACAGGCATTGTATATCGTCGTACAGATGTAAACCCTCCTGTAGATTTTCCAGCTGATCCAGCATCAGTTCGTGACACTATGTTGTGTACAGCGCTTGTAAACGATGCAGGTGTACGTATTTCAACGGTTGAGCACTTGAATGCAGCATTAGCAGGTATGGGCATCGACAACATCATTGTTGAAGTAGATGCTCCTGAGATTCCAATTATGGACGGTAGCGCAAGCCCGTTTGTATACCTACTGCAACAAGCAGGTGTGGAAACTCAAAATGCAGCGAAGCGTTTTATTCGTATCAAAAAGCCAGTACGTTTTGAAGACGGTGATAAGTGGGCAGAATTTGTACCATTTAACGGCTTCCGTATGGACTTCGAGATCGACTTCAACCACCCAGCGATTGAAGCGGATGAGCAGCGCCTTCTGTTTGACTTCTCTTCACAGGGTTTTGTTAAAGAGATTTCTCGCGCTCGTACCTTTGGCTTTATGCGTGACATCGAATACCTACAATCTCAGAACCTAGTTCTAGGTGGTAGTTTCGATAACGCTATCGTGCTTGATGAGTACCGCATTCTTAACGAAGAAGGTCTTCGTTTTGATAATGAATTTGTTACTCACAAAGTGCTGGATGCGATTGGTGACCTTTACATGTGTGGGCACGCTATCATTGGTGAGTTCCGTGCATACAAATCAGGTCACGGCCTGAATAACCAACTTCTACGTGCAGTTCTTGCTGATGCAGAAGCTTGGGAGTGGGCAACCTTCGAAGAAGAAGCAGGTTCTCCAGTTGCATTTGCAGAACCAGGAATGGTTCTAGCGTAAAACTGCAATCAAAGATTTTAAAAACCAGGCAATACGCCTGGTTTTTTTGTATCTGTAATAAAGCTAAAGTGCGATAAAGCATTGGAATACTCACTCGACTTGCCTTGAGGTTGTTTATTCCATCGGCAATTGGTAATAAAAGTTCAAACCACATCAAACAAATGACCTCATAAATGGTCGTTGAGGTGAAAATTACTTACACTAGATGCCAATAATTTTAACTCAAGCCTTGAAAACTCTACTCTCCAACACAATATCAGAGGTACTAGATTTATCTCAGTATCCTTGGTTCGTAACTAAGACTAGTTCACAACTGGTAGAGACTGACGGCATTTAAAATAGATCGCGGACGATCTGAGAACGAAGAGATTCCAAGCACATGATTACTAAGCTGCTGACAAAGGTAATTGGCAGTCGCAATGACAGAACACTGCGCCGCCTTAGAAAGATTGTAAAAGAAATTAATAACTACGAACCAACGTTTGAGGCTCTGTCTGATGAAGAGCTAAAAGCAAAAACGGTTGAGTTCCGTGAGCGCTTAGATAAAGGTGAAACACTAGACCAACTTCTACCAGAAGCCTTCGCAACAGTACGTGAAGCATCGAAGCGTGTTTACGGCATGCGTCACTTCGACGTACAGCTGATTGGTGGTATGGTTCTTAACGCTGGTCAAATCGCAGAGATGCGTACTGGTGAAGGTAAAACACTGACAGCGACTCTACCTGCTTACTTAAACGCACTTCCAAGCAAGGGTGTTCACGTTGTTACCGTGAACGATTATCTAGCTAAGCGTGATGCTGAGACAAACCGCCCCCTATTTGAATTCTTAGGTATGACTGTTGGTGTTAACGTACCAAACATGGCTCCACCTGAGAAAAAAGCTGCTTACCAAGCGGATATCCTATACGGAACAAACAACGAATTCGGTTTTGATTACCTACGTGACAACATGGCTTTCCGTGCGGAAGACCGTGTACAACGCGAACGCTTCTTCGCTGTTGTCGATGAGGTGGACTCAATCTTAATCGATGAAGCTCGTACCCCTCTAATTATCTCTGGCCCTGCTGAAGATAGCTCAGACCTATACACCCGAATCAACACTCTGATTCCTCACCTAGAGCTTCAAGATAAGGAAGATTCAGAAGAGTACCGTGGTGAAGGTCACTACACCATGGACGAGAAGTCTAAACAGGTTCACCTGACTGAAAATGGTCAAGAATTTGTAGAAGAGTTGATGGTGAAAAATGGTTTGATGGAAGAGGGCGACACGCTTTACTCTCCAACGAATATCAGCCTACTGCACCACGTTAATGCTGCACTTCGTGCACACGTATTGTTCGAGAAGAACGTTGACTACATCGTAACTGAAGAAGGCGAAGTGGTTATCGTTGATGAGCACACTGGTCGTACTATGCCAGGTCGTCGTTGGTCAGAAGGTCTGCACCAAGCGGTTGAAGCGAAAGAAGGCGTTAAGATTCAGAACGAAAACCAAACACTGGCTTCGATCACTTTCCAAAACTTCTTCCGTCTATACGAAAAACTGTCAGGTATGACAGGTACTGCTGATACTGAAGCTTTCGAATTCCAGTCTATCTATGGCCTAGAAACGGTTGTTATCCCAACTAACAAACCTATGGTTCGTAACGATATGCAAGATGTGGTTTATCGTACAGAGGCGGACAAGTTCAACGCAATCATTGAAGACATCAAAGAGCGTGTAGCAGCAGGTCAGCCATCGCTGGTTGGTACAGTTTCTATCGAGAAGTCTGAACTACTGTCGAACGCACTGAAAAAAGCAAAAATTAAGCACAACGTACTGAACGCGAAATTCCACGAAAAAGAAGCGGAAATCGTAGCTCAAGCTGGTACGCCAGGTGCGGTTACTATCGCAACTAACATGGCCGGTCGTGGTACCGATATCGTGCTAGGTGGTAGCTGGCAAGCTGAAGTTGAAAAACTACAAAATCCAACTCAAGAGCAGATCGACAAGACCAAAGCGGATTGGAAAGTGGTTCACGACAAAGTACTAGAATCTGGTGGTCTACACATCATCGGTACTGAGCGTCATGAATCTCGCCGTATCGATAACCAGCTACGTGGTCGTTC
It encodes the following:
- the murC gene encoding UDP-N-acetylmuramate--L-alanine ligase, which gives rise to MTIEHTQDLAQIRAMVPEMRRVKSIHFIGIGGAGMSGIAEVLLNEGYQITGSDIAQNLVTERLVSKGATVYIGHQESNVANASVVVVSTAINEENPEIVAAREARTPIVRRAEMLAELMRFRHGIAVAGTHGKTTTTALVTQIYSEAGLDPTFVNGGLVKSAGTNARLGSSRILIAEADESDASFLHLQPMVSIVTNIEADHMDTYGGDFETLKQTFIDFLHNLPFYGQAVMCVDDPVVRELIPQVSRQVITYGFSEDADVRIENYRQEGQQGKFTVVREGKANLDITLNIPGRHNALNASAAIAVATEDDISDEAILKAMAGTQGTGRRFDHLGEYETGKGVAMLVDDYGHHPTEVDVTIQAARSGWEDKRLVMIFQPHRYSRTRDLFDDFANVLEQVDVLILLDVYSAGEKPIAGADGRALSRTIRGRGKIDPIFVPDITALPSTLANVIQGGDLVLTQGAGDVGRVAKQLEALQLDINKMQSA
- a CDS encoding cell division protein FtsQ/DivIB → MVESTFSENRHLFSLPSLKKHALGGSFLILVVLFIGFLFYTTLSWMWDDQRLPLSKIVLQGDLTYVSASDVQHAFSQLEHIGTFMSQDIDVLQDSLEALPWVSVVSIRKQWPDTIKVFLTEHQAAAIWNGNMLLNENGDVFNGDIGQLEGDRVKLYGPQDSSQEVIAKWRQITPLINSVGLSVTSLVLNERRAWQIILDNGIRLELGKDSLDERVERFISLYNELGDKANRVSYIDLRYDTGAAVGWFPEQELEESTDD
- the ftsA gene encoding cell division protein FtsA, encoding MTKAADDNIIVGLDIGTATISALVGEVLPDGQINIIGSGQSPSRGMDKGGVNDLESVVKSVQRAIDQAELMAECQISNVFISLSGKHIASRIEKGMGTISDEEVSQDDMDRAIHTAKSIKIGDEQRILHVIPQEFTIDYQEGIKNPLGLSGVRMEVSVHLISCHSDMARNIIKAVERCGLTVEQIVFSGLASSNAVITEDERELGVCVVDIGAGTMDISIWTGGALRHTEVFSYAGNAVTSDIAFAFGTPVSDAEEIKVNHGCALSELVSKDDSVNVPSVGGRPSRSLQRQTLSEVIEPRYTELMGLVNQTIDTVQLQLRDEGIKHHLAAGVVLTGGAAQIEGLVECAERVFRNQVRVGKPLEVSGLTDYVKEPYHSTAVGLLHYARDCQISDEGDYSEPKRSAPSMTGLFGKLRNWIQKEF
- the ftsZ gene encoding cell division protein FtsZ gives rise to the protein MFEPMMEMSDDAVIKVVGVGGGGGNAVEHMVRESIEGVEFISVNTDAQALRKTSVSSVIQIGGDITKGLGAGANPQVGRDAALEDRERIKEVLTGADMVFIAAGMGGGTGTGAAPVIAEVAKELGVLTVAVVTKPFSFEGKKRLAFAEQGIEELSKHVDSLITIPNEKLLKVLGRGVTLLEAFASANDVLKNAVQGIAELITRPGMINVDFADVRTVMSEMGHAMMGSGIAKGEDRAEEAAETAISSPLLEDIDLAGARGVLVNITAGLDMRLDEFETVGNTVKAFASDNATVVIGTSLDPDMTDEIRVTVVATGIGTERKPDITLVAGGKAKVAPTPQPQVAPQAAPKVEEKVAQPLQEKTEVKPQVKPQPTTSPVSSGTGASQSAAPKPEKESGYLDIPAFLRRQAD
- the lpxC gene encoding UDP-3-O-acyl-N-acetylglucosamine deacetylase is translated as MIRQRTLKEIVKTTGVGLHSGRKVTLTLRPAAANTGIVYRRTDVNPPVDFPADPASVRDTMLCTALVNDAGVRISTVEHLNAALAGMGIDNIIVEVDAPEIPIMDGSASPFVYLLQQAGVETQNAAKRFIRIKKPVRFEDGDKWAEFVPFNGFRMDFEIDFNHPAIEADEQRLLFDFSSQGFVKEISRARTFGFMRDIEYLQSQNLVLGGSFDNAIVLDEYRILNEEGLRFDNEFVTHKVLDAIGDLYMCGHAIIGEFRAYKSGHGLNNQLLRAVLADAEAWEWATFEEEAGSPVAFAEPGMVLA
- the secA gene encoding preprotein translocase subunit SecA produces the protein MITKLLTKVIGSRNDRTLRRLRKIVKEINNYEPTFEALSDEELKAKTVEFRERLDKGETLDQLLPEAFATVREASKRVYGMRHFDVQLIGGMVLNAGQIAEMRTGEGKTLTATLPAYLNALPSKGVHVVTVNDYLAKRDAETNRPLFEFLGMTVGVNVPNMAPPEKKAAYQADILYGTNNEFGFDYLRDNMAFRAEDRVQRERFFAVVDEVDSILIDEARTPLIISGPAEDSSDLYTRINTLIPHLELQDKEDSEEYRGEGHYTMDEKSKQVHLTENGQEFVEELMVKNGLMEEGDTLYSPTNISLLHHVNAALRAHVLFEKNVDYIVTEEGEVVIVDEHTGRTMPGRRWSEGLHQAVEAKEGVKIQNENQTLASITFQNFFRLYEKLSGMTGTADTEAFEFQSIYGLETVVIPTNKPMVRNDMQDVVYRTEADKFNAIIEDIKERVAAGQPSLVGTVSIEKSELLSNALKKAKIKHNVLNAKFHEKEAEIVAQAGTPGAVTIATNMAGRGTDIVLGGSWQAEVEKLQNPTQEQIDKTKADWKVVHDKVLESGGLHIIGTERHESRRIDNQLRGRSGRQGDAGSSRFYLSMEDSLLRIFTSDRMAGLIQSGMEEGEAIESKMLSRSIEKAQRKVEGRNFDIRKQLLEYDDVANDQRKVVYELRDELMSSEDISEMIEHNREDVFTSVIDEYIPPQSLEDMWDISGLQDRLKNDFDLEFDIQGWLDEDDKLYEEALRERILGMAVDVYKQKEEVVGAQVLRNFEKSVMLQTLDGLWKEHLAAMDHLRQGIHLRGYAQKNPKQEYKRESFELFEGLLEVLKSDVITILSKVRVQQQEEVEKMEAQRQAQAEEAARRAQAQHASAENQLSDGEESAEGHQPVVRDERKVGRNEPCPCGSGKKYKQCHGKIN